From a region of the Synechococcus sp. RS9916 genome:
- a CDS encoding phycobilisome rod-core linker polypeptide: protein MASNQVSTGFGAETKWSSPVSFKHKAKASSKPALTNGEFLKQSCDQMSIGVGPRNHEDCPHRVTFECYSPSDTSALNEVIAAAYRQVFGNAHVMDFERSNELEAQLCNGELDVRNFIRGLAKSSFYKNRFFAAVAPQRGIELNFKHLLGRAPHAQSEVSAKIALQAEHGHDALIDSIIDSAEYLEVFGSDVVPYARAWNSPADLSTAAFPMLAAVQKSFAGSDSARGGNSALTRSLGSGIAPRISLTSEALGLRPSASYASGRIASKDPGVTSGKDTAPMRGDSYVFFGLGQREQETYQRCPGDSADQLSALIRATYKQVMGNPHLMEFERAISAESKFIDGYLSTREFVRAIGLSAEYKRRFFETNAPYRFIELNFKHFLGRAPKSQAEISEHTRILAEGGYEAEICSYVDCEEYQSTFGEDTVPFARILSENGRSQVAFNRHLKLAEGYAASDTVQTSSALVTSVATGTVPGGWSSTTTRINRTGTQSGAPDPTKKRFRIVVAAQAARTRQRTAGSTYLVSGKDMSSQMKYIHARGGKIVSITEVM from the coding sequence TAGCAATCAAGTCTCAACCGGATTCGGCGCAGAAACCAAGTGGAGCAGCCCAGTCAGCTTCAAGCACAAAGCAAAGGCGTCCTCGAAACCTGCCCTGACGAACGGCGAGTTCCTCAAACAATCCTGTGATCAAATGAGCATCGGGGTGGGCCCCCGCAACCATGAAGACTGCCCCCATCGCGTCACATTTGAGTGCTACAGCCCATCTGATACTTCAGCTCTAAATGAAGTGATCGCCGCCGCCTACCGCCAGGTATTCGGCAACGCCCATGTGATGGACTTCGAACGTTCGAACGAGCTGGAAGCCCAGCTTTGCAACGGTGAACTCGACGTTCGCAACTTCATCCGTGGTCTTGCGAAGTCAAGCTTCTACAAAAATCGGTTCTTTGCGGCCGTAGCCCCACAACGGGGAATCGAGTTGAACTTCAAACACCTGTTAGGACGAGCACCCCACGCTCAATCCGAAGTTTCGGCCAAAATTGCCCTTCAGGCAGAACACGGTCACGATGCCCTAATTGACAGCATCATTGATTCTGCCGAATACCTCGAAGTGTTTGGCAGTGATGTCGTTCCTTATGCACGGGCATGGAATTCACCTGCAGACCTGTCAACCGCAGCATTCCCAATGCTGGCGGCTGTTCAGAAGAGCTTCGCCGGCAGCGATAGTGCTCGAGGTGGCAACAGTGCACTTACCCGCAGCTTGGGAAGCGGCATCGCACCTCGCATCAGCCTGACATCCGAAGCATTGGGTCTACGTCCAAGTGCAAGCTACGCCAGCGGCCGGATTGCAAGCAAGGATCCCGGAGTTACAAGCGGAAAAGATACAGCACCGATGCGTGGTGACTCCTACGTTTTCTTCGGGCTTGGGCAAAGAGAGCAAGAAACGTATCAGCGTTGCCCAGGAGACAGCGCAGATCAACTCAGCGCTCTCATCCGTGCCACATACAAACAAGTGATGGGCAACCCCCATCTTATGGAGTTCGAAAGAGCAATTTCCGCTGAAAGTAAATTCATCGATGGATATCTGAGCACACGAGAATTCGTTCGAGCAATCGGCCTCTCTGCTGAATACAAGCGACGGTTCTTTGAAACCAATGCCCCATACCGCTTCATTGAGCTGAATTTCAAGCACTTCTTAGGCCGTGCTCCTAAATCTCAAGCAGAGATCAGTGAACACACCCGAATCCTCGCCGAAGGTGGCTACGAAGCAGAAATCTGCAGCTATGTTGATTGTGAGGAGTACCAAAGCACTTTCGGGGAAGACACTGTTCCCTTCGCACGCATCCTTTCCGAAAATGGACGGTCACAGGTTGCCTTCAACCGTCATCTCAAACTGGCCGAAGGCTATGCAGCCAGTGACACCGTACAAACCAGTTCGGCTCTGGTGACCTCAGTGGCCACTGGCACAGTGCCTGGGGGCTGGAGCTCCACAACGACACGGATTAACCGCACAGGTACTCAATCTGGGGCACCCGATCCAACCAAAAAGCGCTTCCGTATTGTTGTGGCAGCTCAGGCTGCACGGACCCGTCAGCGGACAGCTGGAAGTACCTACCTGGTGTCTGGGAAGGATATGTCTAGCCAAATGAAGTACATCCATGCACGTGGTGGAAAGATCGTATCCATCACTGAGGTGATGTAA